The genomic region CAATCTGTTTTTGAGGTACATCAATTTCTTCTATTCTTTTGATAGTTTCAGCATATGTGTTTGGATTAGCTCTTATAATTAAAGCATTCTGTCCTTTTATTTCAGAAAAAATGCCTGGCATACCCTTCATGGCATCCACTATCTTGGTTGCTTCCACATAATTAAGATGAACTACATAAGTGCGTTCACCTATTTCTTCATCAATCTTCTTTTTATCGCCTACGATAAAGGTATTTTCTCCAATCAGCCGGTATGACAAACCTACTGATTTTACCACCAGGGAAAGTGCCTGTTCAATGGGAACATCTTTAAGATGTATGGTTATCTTCTTATCTGCAGCTGAATCCTGATCACTACTTTCTTCTGTCGCCATGGCTAAAACTATGTTACAGTCACTCATCTGAGCCATTGTTGCGATAATATTGGAAACCTTCCCATCCGTTGCATCAAGGCTAATCTTGTTATCTAATAATTCAGCACCAGCAAATAGTGATACTGACCCTGTAAGCAAAATTAATATTATGCTAAAAGATAACGATGCTTTAATGTTGAATGATTTCATTTATACTCCTTTGATACTTATTTACCAATTGTATTCTCTTATTGATTTGGATTTGTTTTCAGTTTTAAGTTTTTCGGGTTTGGGAGGTATCTTGCTCAGCTTCATGTCATAATCCTTACCATTATACTTATAAGTGATCACTCCAGGTTGAATGTCAGTAATCTGACCAATTGCTCCTGAGGAAAATTCATCTCCCAATTCGAACTTATCACCAATTCCATAAAGAGTAGTCATCCCTTTATAGCTGATAGCGGCTTTCTTCTCGCCGATCTCTGGTAAAATCGTCATTTCCAGACGAACCAGATTTTCCACTTTCTCACGCCATTGCTTTTCCAGATCCTTCTGCGTCTTAACGATCAAATTCTGTTCCAGCGGGTCTTTCTCAACCGTGAAATAGAAATTTTTCCGATCGCTGATTGAGGAATCAATTTCCTGGATCTGTTGCAGCAGCTTTTCTCCCAGTCCCATCTTTTTATACTTGGAATCTTCGGGTACGTCTACGATCTTTTTATAGAGAGACGATGTTTTGATCCCAAAGGCTAAAAGCAGAATTACTACAAGTACAATGACAAAATCTTTCAAATACTTTTGTTCCACTTTATGCCTCCTTTATAATCTTAAATGTTGAAAGCTCAATTGTTATCTTGTAACGGGTATCAGCCCCAACATCCATCATTTCTGACTTTCCACGTGCTTGATAGGGAGTCACATCAAGAGTTTTTATCTTAATTATGCTGTCCAATGCCTCCATGTCTGTCAAAAATTTACCTAACTGCACAAATGTGCAATTCAATTCCATCGTATATAGATGTTCCAGAGATCTCCCACCAAGTGCTGATATGTCTTTATGTGAATAACTTACAATGGGGAATTTATATTTTTCAGCTATATCGTAAAGTTGTTTGGTAAAAGTACCAATTTCATCTGCATCAAATTTCTTATCAGTTGTGATACTGCCCATGATAACACGGGATACTTGACGCAACTGCTCATTGAGCACTTTGGCACTATTTAATTTTTCTTGCTCGACCTTTATCCGTTCATCATATTTATCAATGCGACCAATCTTATCAGCTATGATCTGCGAGCTGAAATGGAAGAACAGAATAGAGACCATGATCATTATAGCGAGTAAAATTAAGTAATGTTGTCTCATCGTCTCCTCCTCTTTTTTATAGTGTCTGATCCCTCATGAACACAGTCAATCTGGAACCTGATTATCTCTACATCCTTTTCATAATCGCGATTTGATTTTACGAAATAAATCTCATCAAAATCACCGCTAATCTGGGAATTATTCTTCAGATTCTCGACGAATTCATTGATCAGATCAAACTCTTTCTCATTTTTATCTAACCGGGTGATACCAAAAATACTCAGAACATCATTCTTGAAAGAAAAATTTGTGATCGCAATCTTGTCACTTGTCTTTTCTGACAGGGCTACAAGTTTCTTTGACCAGAAAATTCTATCAGTACTGATCTCTGCAATATTGGTCAAGTCCTTGGAGGATAAATACTGATCATTCTCTTTATATGACTTGATCTCTAATTTAATATCTGCGAGGAGTTGACGACGGTTATCAACCTTGCGAGCCATTATACCATTATAATATAGAACTACACCATAAATAATTGCAGTAAATACTATAAATGCTAACGCCGTAGTCCTGAAAGTACGACGCTCTTTTAGTACAGCTTGCTTCAGTTCACCGTATTTGTTTAAGTTAATCTTAAAAAATAGCTGGTTCATATCATCTCCTCTATTCCGGTCTCATTGCCAGACCCAACGCCAGCGCCAACTGAGGATCCTGTGCATCAGCAAATTTATCTGCACCGTCAATTTCCGTCATAGGATTGAATACTTCGGTTGGAATATTCAATTGCTCTGAAAGATATTCAGGTAAACCTTTCAGTTTTGCAGTGCCACCTACTAATAGAATTTTCCGGAAATCACTATCTCCGGCTTCCTTTACATAAAATCTCAATGAACGCTTAACTTCCATCGCGATCTGTTCGATTGCTGACTTTTCTGTAATGTCAAGTGCTAAAAGTGATTCTTTACTGCCAGCCTTATCCATGGCTTTCATACCTAATTCCTTTTTCATCTTCTCAGCTTCTTCAAATGAACACTTGTGAAGCTTTGCTAAATCCTTGGAATAGTGATAGCCACCCCAGCTGATATCACGGGTAAAGAATTTTGCCTTATTACTGTAAACTACCATATTGGTCTTATAAGCACCTATATTTAAAAGTACATAAAGACCATCTTCATCTATGGTTGTTAGAGCAAAACTATTGGCAACGGCTAATGACTCCAGATCCACTACATTCGGTTGAAGTCCTCCAGCGCCTAATATCTGAGTATGCTCATTCAACAAAGATTTCGTGGTAGAAGCAAGCAGAATATTCATATTATTCGTCTTTTCTTCTACATTTAATACCTGATAATCAAGGACCATTTCTGATCCACTGATCGGTAAATGCTTCTTTGCTTCAAAGAACAAGGCAGACTCCAGCTCCTCTTCAGGCAGAAAAATCGTTTTGATCTG from Candidatus Stygibacter australis harbors:
- a CDS encoding PilN domain-containing protein, with product MNQLFFKINLNKYGELKQAVLKERRTFRTTALAFIVFTAIIYGVVLYYNGIMARKVDNRRQLLADIKLEIKSYKENDQYLSSKDLTNIAEISTDRIFWSKKLVALSEKTSDKIAITNFSFKNDVLSIFGITRLDKNEKEFDLINEFVENLKNNSQISGDFDEIYFVKSNRDYEKDVEIIRFQIDCVHEGSDTIKKRRRR
- the pilM gene encoding type IV pilus assembly protein PilM; amino-acid sequence: MAKKKKLNKIKESIGLDIGTHSIKLVHLRHVHEGYKLVNYAIRPTIPEGLEHNQSDLMNDRFAPVLTGMLRSLKINPKKVKHLVTSVGGDNTSIKQIKTIFLPEEELESALFFEAKKHLPISGSEMVLDYQVLNVEEKTNNMNILLASTTKSLLNEHTQILGAGGLQPNVVDLESLAVANSFALTTIDEDGLYVLLNIGAYKTNMVVYSNKAKFFTRDISWGGYHYSKDLAKLHKCSFEEAEKMKKELGMKAMDKAGSKESLLALDITEKSAIEQIAMEVKRSLRFYVKEAGDSDFRKILLVGGTAKLKGLPEYLSEQLNIPTEVFNPMTEIDGADKFADAQDPQLALALGLAMRPE